The Cucurbita pepo subsp. pepo cultivar mu-cu-16 chromosome LG08, ASM280686v2, whole genome shotgun sequence genome contains a region encoding:
- the LOC111799979 gene encoding protein NRT1/ PTR FAMILY 8.1-like, whose protein sequence is MAEDDVYTKDGTIDIHKNPANKKKTGKWKACRFILGNECCERLAYYGMSTNLVNYLQIRLNMDNVAASNSVTSWSGTCYLTPLIGAFLADAYLGRYWTIASFSIFYVFGMTLLTMAASVPGLKPSCDNTVCHPTGGQTAVTFIALYLIALGTGGIKPCVSSFGADQFDENDEGERKKKSSFFNWFYFSINVGAMIASSVLVWIQMNVGWGWGFGVPAVAMAIAVVFFFSGSSLYRLQKPAGSPLTRILQVIVAACRKHGVQVPEDKSLLYETADDVESKIEGSRKLEHTNELKFLDKACVLRESDGMKGQGNAWILCTVTQVEELKSIIRLLPVWACGIVFSAVYSQMSTMFVLQGNIMDQHIGASFKIPSASLSIFDTLSVLFWAPVYDRLIVPMAKKFTNNERGFTQLQRMGIGLVISVFSMVAAGVLEVFRLEYVRKNKLYDAEYIPMSIFWQVPQYFLIGCAEVFTFIGQLEFFYDQAPDAMRSMMAALSLTTVGLGNYLSTLLVTIVTTVTTRHGKLGWIPNNLNKGHLDYFFWLLAILSVLNFFAYLFAAKCYRYKKVTGHLR, encoded by the exons ATGGCAGAAGATGATGTGTATACAAAAGATGGTAccattgatattcataagaATCCTGCTAATAAGAAGAAGACTGGAAAATGGAAGGCTTGCCGCTTCATTCTTG GGAATGAATGCTGTGAAAGATTGGCATATTATGGGATGAGTACCAATCTAGTGAACTATCTTCAAATACGTCTTAACATGGACAATGTAGCTGCTTCAAATAGTGTTACTAGTTGGTCAGGAACCTGCTACCTTACACCATTGATTGGAGCTTTCTTGGCTGATGCTTACTTGGGAAGATATTGGACCATTGCTAGTTTCTCAATCTTCTATGTCTTT GGCATGACATTGTTGACGATGGCTGCTTCAGTCCCTGGATTGAAGCCATCTTGTGACAATACTGTTTGCCATCCAACTGGAGGTCAAACTGCTGTCACCTTCATAGCACTTTACTTGATCGCCCTCGGGACCGGGGGAATCAAGCCATGTGTGTCGTCGTTTGGGGCCGATCAATTCGACGAAAATGATGAAGgcgaaaggaagaagaaaagctcCTTCTTCAATTGGTTTTACTTTTCAATCAACGTTGGTGCAATGATTGCCTCCTCAGTTCTAGTATGGATACAAATGAATGTAGGGTGGGGGTGGGGCTTTGGAGTTCCTGCAGTAGCCATGGCCATTGCTGTAGTGTTTTTCTTCTCCGGTAGCTCGTTATACCGTCTGCAAAAGCCAGCAGGAAGTCCTCTCACAAGAATCTTGCAAGTTATAGTTGCAGCTTGTAGGAAACATGGAGTACAAGTTCCAGAGGATAAGTCTCTCCTTTACGAGACTGCTGATGATGTCGAGTCGAAAATCGAAGGAAGTCGCAAGCTCGAGCACACGAACGAGTTAAA GTTCCTAGATAAGGCTTGTGTATTGAGGGAAAGTGATGGAATGAAGGGGCAAGGGAATGCATGGATACTTTGTACAGTGACACAAGTTGAGGAGCTGAAAAGCATTATCAGGTTGTTGCCTGTGTGGGCGTGTGGAATAGTATTTTCAGCAGTGTATAGCCAAATGAGCACCATGTTTGTTCTACAAGGTAATATAATGGATCAGCACATTGGGGCAAGTTTCAAAATTCCATCGGCCTCGCTTTCGATCTTCGATACCCTCAGCGTTCTCTTTTGGGCTCCCGTATACGACAGACTCATCGTCCCAATGGCGAAGAAGTTCACGAACAATGAGCGTGGCTTCACACAGCTACAACGGATGGGAATAGGACTTGTCATATCTGTTTTCTCCATGGTTGCAGCAGGTGTGTTGGAAGTTTTCAGGCTGGAGTATGTGAGGAAGAACAAGCTATACGATGCGGAGTACATTCCGATGTCGATATTCTGGCAAGTTCCACAGTATTTTTTGATCGGATGTGCAGAAGTGTTCACTTTTATAGGACAGTTAGAGTTTTTCTATGACCAAGCACCGGACGCAATGAGAAGCATGATGGCTGCTCTGTCGCTCACAACGGTTGGATTGGGAAACTACTTAAGCACATTGCTTGTTACAATCGTGACGACCGTGACAACGAGACACGGGAAGCTCGGGTGGATTCCTAATAACTTAAACAAGGGACATCTCGACTATTTCTTCTGGCTGTTGGCCATTCTCAGCGTCCTCAACTTCTTTGCCTATCTCTTTGCGGCTAAGTGCTATCGCTACAAAAAGGTAACAGGTCATTTGCGCTGA